A stretch of the Flavobacterium aquiphilum genome encodes the following:
- a CDS encoding CPBP family intramembrane glutamic endopeptidase yields MFVEQGINSENKFWKYILGSIFVIGASFLGQMPMLGLLMAQTVFDGKKYPTTDEELLHFFEPNLNLFLLLIPFVFALGGIYFVVRFLHKQTFLSVVTSREKMDWKRVGYSFCIWSLFTAISTLVMYYLNPADFKFNFQPIPFLILVVISTLLVPIQTSVEELIFRGYLMQGFANLFKNKWLPLLLISSIFGLMHFANPEVGKMGNIIMVYYIGTGLMLGVMTLMDDGLELAFGFHAANNLIGALLVTSDWSAFQTYSIFKDVSEPEAGLDIILPVVVIYPLLLIIFGVKYNWTGWREKLTGTVV; encoded by the coding sequence ATGTTTGTAGAACAGGGAATTAATAGTGAAAATAAATTTTGGAAATATATTTTAGGCTCCATATTTGTGATTGGGGCTTCATTTTTGGGTCAAATGCCTATGTTGGGTTTATTGATGGCTCAGACAGTATTTGATGGAAAAAAATACCCAACTACTGATGAAGAATTATTGCATTTTTTTGAACCAAATCTGAATTTGTTTTTGTTACTTATCCCTTTTGTATTTGCTTTGGGAGGGATTTATTTTGTAGTTCGCTTTTTGCATAAACAAACGTTTCTTTCAGTAGTTACTTCCAGAGAAAAAATGGATTGGAAAAGAGTGGGGTATTCGTTTTGTATTTGGTCACTATTTACTGCGATTTCGACATTGGTGATGTATTATCTTAATCCGGCAGATTTTAAATTTAATTTTCAGCCAATTCCGTTTTTGATTTTGGTTGTGATTTCTACTCTTTTGGTTCCAATACAAACCAGTGTTGAAGAATTGATTTTTCGTGGTTATTTGATGCAGGGCTTTGCCAATTTATTTAAGAATAAATGGCTTCCCTTATTATTGATATCCAGTATTTTTGGGTTGATGCATTTTGCTAATCCAGAGGTAGGTAAGATGGGGAATATAATTATGGTCTATTATATTGGAACCGGATTGATGTTAGGAGTAATGACTTTGATGGATGATGGACTAGAATTGGCCTTCGGATTTCATGCTGCAAATAACCTAATTGGTGCATTATTAGTGACTTCGGATTGGTCCGCTTTTCAAACGTATTCTATTTTTAAAGATGTGTCAGAACCTGAGGCAGGACTGGATATTATCTTACCTGTTGTTGTGATTTATCCCTTACTTTTGATTATATTTGGAGTAAAATACAACTGGACTGGTTGGAGGGAGAAATTGACTGGGACTGTTGTATAA
- the arsC gene encoding arsenate reductase (glutaredoxin) (This arsenate reductase requires both glutathione and glutaredoxin to convert arsenate to arsenite, after which the efflux transporter formed by ArsA and ArsB can extrude the arsenite from the cell, providing resistance.), with the protein MIQIYHNQRCGKSRSCLLFLEESNKEIEIINYLKTPPTATELSTLLQKLDLSPIELVRQKESIWIENFKGKTLTDEQIIQAMADNPILIERPIVVNGDKAIIGRDLEKVIPFI; encoded by the coding sequence ATGATACAAATATACCATAATCAACGTTGCGGAAAATCAAGAAGTTGTTTACTTTTTTTAGAAGAATCCAACAAGGAAATCGAAATCATCAATTACCTAAAAACTCCACCAACTGCAACCGAATTAAGCACATTGCTTCAAAAATTAGATTTATCACCAATTGAATTAGTTCGTCAAAAAGAAAGTATTTGGATAGAAAACTTCAAAGGAAAAACACTGACCGACGAACAAATTATTCAAGCAATGGCCGATAACCCCATTCTCATCGAACGCCCAATAGTGGTTAATGGCGACAAAGCAATTATAGGCCGTGATCTTGAAAAAGTAATTCCTTTTATTTAG